The genomic segment tattattttatgaaaatatcaaatatattttatattatacataaaaagttaaaatggtttaaatgttctttttaattttaaatctcgtaatctttttttatctaattcaaatttctttcttaactCTGCcaaatctgtaaaaaaaaaaattaattatattctaaatatcaaaatcttataagcatatatattaaaatcaatatgatataaaacttACTCTGTTTTTTACTCTCACGAATttgaaaagtataaaagttaagtaattgttttttcttatttttttgttcttctttatGTTGCACTTTATTAATTGTAGATTCTTTTCTGGAAAGTGCAAATTgtcctcttttctttcgtcCTGTTACAGTTACCCAACCATCATTATTTTGTACTTCTTCCtccatcattttttcttttattattttctcagcaatttttttatcataattttgcaTATAAGTTTCAATttcctctttcatttttttttcattgcatACAGAACGGTTATATTCAATACaccattctatataattaattaaaataagatattttaataaataaaatattttatccaaagaaatccatatataattcgtttaaCTTACTTCTTATTCctgttaaacaaaaattattcccaTCATTTAATGTTACTATGTAGTCATCAGAAATTTCTAATGCTTTCTCTAAATcagattcattttcaaaaattatatatgctgTTTTGAATCccttagaaattataaaataaacattagaaACAATTCCACACAAATCACCAAATattctctttaaattttcagatGTAACATAAGGaggaatatttaacataaataatgtCCTTCCTCTAGGATGTTCTGGTTCCTGATTTCTAATCGAgtgttctttaaaaaatatttgatgtttGTCAGTAGTTTCTTCATTAAATCGAATCCACAttgctaaaaaattaaagaatcatattgaaatttattcagaaataaatatagttcttattaaaaaaaatcattatatacttACTCTTAAAACccttaagattattttttttatttatcataatcatttcgttatttataacctctattgaaattaatgaaaattaataatttttatatttttaatagtattgaattttttaacatacatacacgcacacacaacacacacatatatatatatgttgtaatagaaatcaatttaataaatatatacatttactagctaatatatacataatatactaCACTTctacttttattctttcacGTGCACAGTAGTACATACTATCCCTTCTGTTAAAAgctattcaatttctttacaaataGCATATCACGCTCATTCGGTAACTGTGAGCTCATGTATATTGActgagtaaataaatataaataattacacatatgtatgtacatcaatgaatgaaattatgaacaataaacaaaatacaaacacaaaattaatcatactacatttttaagaaataattacattatattaatatattttaaagttattacactatttatatatactgaataacatatatacataatacatcgatatttaatcggaaatgttgaaaaaattaatgtatatgtaatatataaaaaagtaatatatattaattaacataatattaaataataattatttttttatatttgcatatgcttataaattatattttattaaattttaataaattttaaacgtttaataatactttctttttaaaaatatatataatactatttgaATTTCACCTAATTTtacctaattttatttatgtgtatatataaatgttataaatattgttttattatattttattaccatcatatta from the Apis mellifera strain DH4 linkage group LG9, Amel_HAv3.1, whole genome shotgun sequence genome contains:
- the LOC724267 gene encoding ribosomal RNA-processing protein 7 homolog A, with translation MIMINKKNNLKGFKTMWIRFNEETTDKHQIFFKEHSIRNQEPEHPRGRTLFMLNIPPYVTSENLKRIFGDLCGIVSNVYFIISKGFKTAYIIFENESDLEKALEISDDYIVTLNDGNNFCLTGIRKWCIEYNRSVCNEKKMKEEIETYMQNYDKKIAEKIIKEKMMEEEVQNNDGWVTVTGRKKRGQFALSRKESTINKVQHKEEQKNKKKQLLNFYTFQIRESKKQNLAELRKKFELDKKRLRDLKLKRTFKPF